A genomic stretch from Hydrogenimonas urashimensis includes:
- the purC gene encoding phosphoribosylaminoimidazolesuccinocarboxamide synthase has translation MTKKELLYEGKAKHLFTTEDPNLLIAEFKDDLTAFNGEKYGLEAGKGALNNKISTELFKLLENAGIPTHYVDTPDDNHMLVKKVDIILIEVVVRNIATGSLTKRLGIPDGTQLPFSLVEFYYKCDELGDPLINDEHCIILDLVRNEGDLEELKRLGREINTILKAFFAKKGLNLVDFKVEFGYDSEGKILLADEISPDSCRFWDMESGEKLDKDRFRQGLGGLKVAYEEVLKRILSR, from the coding sequence ATGACAAAGAAAGAGCTGCTCTACGAGGGCAAGGCCAAACATCTTTTTACGACAGAGGATCCGAACCTCCTGATCGCCGAATTCAAAGATGACCTGACCGCTTTCAATGGAGAAAAGTACGGCCTGGAGGCTGGGAAAGGGGCACTGAACAACAAAATCAGTACCGAGCTTTTCAAACTCCTTGAAAATGCCGGCATCCCGACCCATTACGTCGATACCCCCGACGACAACCACATGCTCGTCAAAAAAGTGGACATCATCCTGATCGAGGTGGTGGTACGCAACATCGCCACCGGCAGTCTCACCAAACGGCTCGGCATTCCCGACGGCACACAGCTTCCTTTCTCCCTGGTGGAGTTCTACTACAAATGCGACGAACTGGGTGATCCGCTCATCAACGACGAGCACTGCATCATCCTCGACCTGGTCAGGAACGAAGGGGACCTGGAGGAGCTCAAACGGCTGGGGCGCGAAATCAATACGATCCTCAAAGCCTTTTTCGCGAAAAAGGGTCTCAATCTGGTCGATTTCAAAGTCGAGTTCGGATACGACAGCGAGGGGAAAATACTTCTTGCTGACGAGATCAGCCCCGACAGCTGCCGGTTCTGGGATATGGAATCAGGTGAGAAGCTCGACAAAGACAGGTTCCGCCAAGGGCTGGGCGGCCTGAAGGTCGCCTACGAAGAAGTACTGAAACGTATTCTTTCACGGTGA
- a CDS encoding S41 family peptidase, whose amino-acid sequence MKKKRGFIAAGFLSTAAALTLVTSPALFAKGKEKKEVSKLEALTKFTQVIGTVEKYYVDDLTINDIINKAIKGLMANLDAHSSFLDEKSFKEMKIQTSGEFGGLGVTVGMRDGALTVIAPLEGTPAYRAGLKAGDIILKINDKSTLNMTLDEAVSLMRGKPKTKIVLTIVRKNEPKPIVVTIIRDIIKIQSVYTKKIGNDILYVRVVSFDKKVVNDVKKALVENPSAKGLIIDLRNNPGGLLDQAVGMVDLFVDKGVIVSQKGRVKDENEVFKATAKGTYKKIPIVVLVNGGSASASEIVSGSLQDHHRAVLVGEKTFGKGSVQIILPINKTEALRLTIARYYLPSGRTIQAVGVTPDIVVPFGKVTVEEDHFSIKESELKKHLKSELEKIDGNGKEKKASEKKALKKEKIITKEDLYNDNQLKEGVDILRALIITQERK is encoded by the coding sequence ATGAAGAAAAAAAGAGGTTTTATCGCTGCCGGCTTTCTCTCAACCGCCGCAGCACTGACACTTGTCACATCCCCCGCTCTCTTTGCGAAAGGCAAAGAGAAAAAAGAGGTTTCGAAACTCGAAGCCCTGACGAAATTCACCCAGGTCATCGGAACGGTCGAAAAGTACTACGTGGATGACCTGACGATCAACGATATCATCAACAAAGCGATCAAAGGGCTCATGGCCAATCTCGATGCCCACTCCTCCTTCCTCGACGAAAAGAGTTTCAAAGAGATGAAAATCCAGACCAGCGGCGAGTTCGGCGGGCTGGGTGTGACCGTCGGCATGCGCGACGGTGCGCTGACGGTCATTGCGCCTCTTGAAGGCACGCCGGCCTATCGGGCGGGCCTCAAAGCGGGAGACATCATTCTCAAAATCAATGACAAATCGACCCTGAACATGACGCTCGACGAAGCGGTCTCTTTGATGCGTGGCAAACCGAAAACGAAAATCGTCCTCACCATCGTCCGCAAAAACGAACCCAAGCCAATCGTCGTCACGATTATCCGCGACATCATCAAAATCCAGTCGGTTTATACCAAAAAAATCGGCAACGACATTCTCTATGTGCGGGTCGTCTCCTTCGACAAAAAAGTGGTCAACGATGTCAAAAAAGCGCTGGTCGAAAACCCGAGCGCCAAAGGGCTCATCATTGACCTGCGCAACAATCCGGGAGGACTTCTGGACCAGGCGGTCGGCATGGTCGATCTTTTTGTCGACAAGGGCGTCATCGTTTCCCAAAAAGGACGCGTCAAAGACGAAAACGAAGTCTTCAAAGCGACGGCGAAAGGAACCTACAAAAAGATTCCGATCGTCGTACTCGTCAATGGCGGCAGCGCGAGTGCGAGCGAAATCGTCAGCGGTTCCCTGCAGGACCACCACCGTGCCGTCCTCGTAGGCGAGAAGACATTCGGAAAAGGAAGCGTACAGATCATCCTGCCCATCAACAAGACCGAGGCGCTGCGCCTGACGATCGCAAGGTACTATCTTCCCAGCGGACGGACCATACAGGCGGTTGGCGTCACGCCGGACATTGTCGTGCCTTTCGGGAAAGTGACGGTGGAAGAAGACCACTTCTCAATCAAGGAATCCGAGCTCAAAAAACATCTCAAAAGCGAACTCGAAAAGATCGACGGCAACGGCAAAGAGAAGAAAGCTTCCGAAAAAAAGGCGCTCAAAAAAGAGAAAATCATCACGAAAGAGGATCTCTACAACGACAACCAGCTCAAAGAGGGTGTTGATATCCTGCGCGCTCTGATCATCACACAGGAGAGGAAATGA